CCCGGCGCTGTGCCACCCACCAGCGGTGGATGGCGGATTATTTCGTTTGAAAGGCATGTCTTCAATGCAGGTTCACTGGATCAACCGACTCAGACACACCTCCGCAGAGCGAAAAAATAACCGTTCACAATGGGTCATTCTGGGAATCGGAATCCTGACAGCCCTGCTTTTGGCTCAGACCGCCTGCACACCTCCCCCTCCCTCTTCACCAACCACGGCACATTCAGTTCCGAAAAAAGGCCCGCTCACTGATGGGAAATTCCGGGTTGGGTTTATTTCAACCCAAACACCGACAACAGTTGATGTGTGGAATGATCAAGGAAATCAGGCTCTGGCTCTGATGGAAAAGGAATTTGGGGCCATCATCCTGAAACGAGATGGGGTCCTCACCCCAAAAGAACGTGAACGGGCGTTTACCGCCCTGGCCGAAGAAGGCTGCAATGTCATCATTGGGCACGGTCGGGAATTTATGGCCGAGGCGTTGCTGATCGCCGGCTCATATCCCAATACCCTGTTTGTCGTCACAAATGGCGACCAGGAATCAAGCAATGTCACCAGTTTGGTTTTTGAACTGGGCCAGGCATCATACCTGGCCGGAGCAATTGCAGCCAAAGTTTCAAAAACCGGCCACGTTGGAGCCATTGGCCGCAAAGGTGACCCGGAATCCCGGAAAATCCTGAGTGCCTTTCGTAATGGCGCGCTCAAGGCCAATCCGGACATTCATTTTTCGCTTGCCTATCTGGATGATCCAACCGATATCGCCAAAGCCCGCGAAGCTACCATAGCCCTCATTGACCGGGGTTCCGACCTGGTCGCCCACGATTGCGGGGCTGCGGCAACCGGCGTGTTTGAAGCCGTCAAAGAACGAAACGTACTGGTTTTTGGCGCCTGGGTTGATCAAATCAAGTCAGCACCCGACCAGGTCTTGATGAGCTATGTCGCCAACGTGCCAGCGGCACTGGCGGATCTGGTCTGGCAAATGAAGGAGGGCAAGAAAAAGGGCGGGATTGTTCGCCTGGGGATTAAAGAGAACGTGGTCGGGTTTGTGGTGAATGAAAAACTCAAAGCTGGTCGGATCAATCCGGAAATTGAAGGTGAATTAAATTTCCTGATGCACGACATCATGACTGCCGAAATCAATGTGTATCAAAGTGAAAGCGAGAGTACGGAGCCAAAAATTGAATTCTTTGATGGAGACGGCCCCACGACAGGTCCACCATCTTCCTCCAAACCCAAAAAATAGCCTTACTCAATCGTCAGGAGTCAGTACGTTCCGTTCCTTCAAAAGCAAAAAAGCTCCGGCCAAACCTGCCGGAGCTTTTTCTATGAGTGGCGTCTCGTACGGGATTCGAACCCGTGTTACCGCCGTGAAAGGGCGGTGTCCTAGGCCCCTAGACGAACGAGACATAGGGGACTTGAGCCAGTGAAGTTGAAGCCCTTTGGCTCAAGGGCGCGGATACTACACGAGGGAACTTGAGGCGTCAATCACTTTTTTCGGGTTTTTGACGGAACTTTCCAAAAAGTGGGCCTTGATTACCGCGAGAGTGCTCGCCTGACATCACGGGCACTGACATATCCAACCACATACCCATCACCATCCAGAATCGCGGCATGTCCAATCTGGTTGGTTAAAACCAGGTGTTCTAAGTCGGCGAGCGGTGACTGGTGATCAATAAACAAAGCCTGATGAACCGGTTCCATTACATCCCGAACCAGGGTGGTTGCCCAGGCTTCAGGTGGAATGCTCTGTAATCGGCTCGCCTGGAAAATACCGTGCAACCGGCGCTGACTGATGACCGGAAACGTGGCAAATGGATGCTGGGGCTGTATCCGGGCCATAAAATCAGCCAGTGACGTGGCAGGGGTCACTGAAACCGGAGGCCCGGTAACAGCATCCTGCGCAGTGGGTCCGCGTTTGACTGACTGTCTTGGAGTTGGAGTCACAGATGGTGCTGGTGATTGAGGCAGTGATTTCAGGGTTAACACCCGCATAAAAGCACCTGTCACCACAAGCGAAAGTCCCAAATTCCATCGCAGGAAAAATAAAATGCCGCCAGCCACGATGAGCACATTGGCAATCCATAAACTGAATTGCATGACCTGATGTGTTGCTTGATGAAAGCTCCCATTCCTCCACCACAATCCAGCCCGCAAAATACGCCCGCCATCCAGAGGAAATCCAGGAATCAAATTGAATCCGGCTAAAATCACATTCAGCCAGCCCAGGTAGTGGGAAACCTGAGTCGCAACCGCACGATAGGCAACCTGTTGCAACAACCATTCAGCCCCTAAAAACAGAATTCCAAGTAACAAACTGGCTGCCGGGCCCGCTGCGGCAATGCGAAACTCAGCTCCGGGGCTCCCTGGCTCGCCGGTCAAATGCGCCAGCCCCCCAAAGACATAGAGGGTAATGTTGTGAATGCCAACACCTTCAGCCCGCGCCACCAGTGAATGCGCCAGCTCATGAATTAAAATTGACAGGAAAAATAAAAGTGCGGTGAGGACGCCAAATCCAAGGTAGGTTATCACTGAAAGCCCAGGTACTAATCCCGGCAGATACACCCACCCAATCAACCATAAGTAAATCAGAAAGATGGCATACCAGCTTGGGTCAAGCAGCACTGGAATCCCAAATGGGCGGCTAATTTCAGTTGGACGCAAGCGTGAAAGCATTGAAAAACCATGACTGAAGAATTTCGGGCTGAAAAAACCAGGGCTGAGGGCTTGGAACTGAAGACGTCGGGCTGAAGACGTCGGGCTGAGAAAACCAGGGCTAAGGACTGAGGGCTGAAGAAAGTGGCTGAAGAATTGGTTTTATTTCATCCCTCATCCTTCATCCCTCATCCCTTCAATTGCTCCGAGCTTGCGAGTCTTCAGCCCCGAGCCCTGAGCCCTGGTTTTCAGCCCTCAGCCCTCAGCCCAATGTCTTCCGCCTATTCATATGACAGTGCTTTCACCGGGTCGAGGCGAACAGCGCGCCAGGCAGGGTAGAGGGCGCCAATTGCCCCACCCGCCAGTGCAATGACAAAGGTAATCAGAATCCAATGGGGTTCAAATTCAATATTTTTGATTGATGTGGCGTGGGTGATACCAAACCGGGCACTCAAGGCCAGAACATATCCGAGCAAAGCGCCTGCCGCGCTAATCACCAGGGCTTCTTGCTCAATGACGCGCAAAATAAAACTATTCGGTGCACCGAGGGACTTTAAGATGCCAATCTCCCGAGTTCGTTCTGAAACCGTGGTGTACATGGCCAGCAAAGTTACCAAAATGCTGATTCCCATGGCCACGCCAACCACGACATTGAGAAAGGTATCAAGCGCTGGTAGCCCCCGGGCATAAAAATTCGGCAGGTCCCGAGTCAAAATAACCTGGTCGGCGACTTCTGTGCCACCTTTATCGTTGAGGACGCGGGCATCTGAGTTTCTCTGAATTTGAATTGCCACCGCATCCTGAACCGCAGGTGACTCGCATTTCACCAGCAACATCGAGCACAGGTTCTGAGCCGCCAGTCGTTCCTGCATCGTTGACAGACGCATCTTGATTCGGGCACCGCTTTCCGGCCCGTACACCCCGGAAATCTTCATCATGCGGCCCATAACCTCGATTTCCTGACCGGTTTTCACCTTGCGCTCTTTGACCAGGTGATCATCAATGATGACTTCCTCATCGGTTTGAGGTGCCGCTCCCTCAAGGAGCCGGATGCCGCTGATTTGTGAGTATTCTTCAAAATTGATGGCTTCAATCGCCCGAAACCCCAGGCCAGAATCCGATGCCTGAACATATTGAATAATCGGGGAAACAATTTTTACCCCGGCAATCTTTTTGATTTCTTCAGCCCGGGCAATGGGCAGCGAAGGCTGGTTGGTCGGAATGCCAGCCGTCATTGTGCCGCTTGACCGAACCTGGATTTCAGCCCCGACTTTGGCTTCGCGGGTGCTTCGCTCGTGGAGCACCCCGCGAGCTAATCCGACGGTTAATAAAATCAACACCGTGCTGACGGCAACCCCAAGGGCCGTTGCCAAAGAACGCGTTGG
The nucleotide sequence above comes from Acidobacteriota bacterium. Encoded proteins:
- a CDS encoding BMP family protein translates to MLFLASSPTFTITFGPALCHPPAVDGGLFRLKGMSSMQVHWINRLRHTSAERKNNRSQWVILGIGILTALLLAQTACTPPPPSSPTTAHSVPKKGPLTDGKFRVGFISTQTPTTVDVWNDQGNQALALMEKEFGAIILKRDGVLTPKERERAFTALAEEGCNVIIGHGREFMAEALLIAGSYPNTLFVVTNGDQESSNVTSLVFELGQASYLAGAIAAKVSKTGHVGAIGRKGDPESRKILSAFRNGALKANPDIHFSLAYLDDPTDIAKAREATIALIDRGSDLVAHDCGAAATGVFEAVKERNVLVFGAWVDQIKSAPDQVLMSYVANVPAALADLVWQMKEGKKKGGIVRLGIKENVVGFVVNEKLKAGRINPEIEGELNFLMHDIMTAEINVYQSESESTEPKIEFFDGDGPTTGPPSSSKPKK
- a CDS encoding site-2 protease family protein; this encodes MLSRLRPTEISRPFGIPVLLDPSWYAIFLIYLWLIGWVYLPGLVPGLSVITYLGFGVLTALLFFLSILIHELAHSLVARAEGVGIHNITLYVFGGLAHLTGEPGSPGAEFRIAAAGPAASLLLGILFLGAEWLLQQVAYRAVATQVSHYLGWLNVILAGFNLIPGFPLDGGRILRAGLWWRNGSFHQATHQVMQFSLWIANVLIVAGGILFFLRWNLGLSLVVTGAFMRVLTLKSLPQSPAPSVTPTPRQSVKRGPTAQDAVTGPPVSVTPATSLADFMARIQPQHPFATFPVISQRRLHGIFQASRLQSIPPEAWATTLVRDVMEPVHQALFIDHQSPLADLEHLVLTNQIGHAAILDGDGYVVGYVSARDVRRALSR
- a CDS encoding ABC transporter permease; translation: MDNLIWANVQHRPTRSLATALGVAVSTVLILLTVGLARGVLHERSTREAKVGAEIQVRSSGTMTAGIPTNQPSLPIARAEEIKKIAGVKIVSPIIQYVQASDSGLGFRAIEAINFEEYSQISGIRLLEGAAPQTDEEVIIDDHLVKERKVKTGQEIEVMGRMMKISGVYGPESGARIKMRLSTMQERLAAQNLCSMLLVKCESPAVQDAVAIQIQRNSDARVLNDKGGTEVADQVILTRDLPNFYARGLPALDTFLNVVVGVAMGISILVTLLAMYTTVSERTREIGILKSLGAPNSFILRVIEQEALVISAAGALLGYVLALSARFGITHATSIKNIEFEPHWILITFVIALAGGAIGALYPAWRAVRLDPVKALSYE